Sequence from the Rhodococcoides fascians A25f genome:
GCGGGTCTTGGCGCGGGTGGTGGCGGCCGCGGTGTCGGGGCGGTGTGTCGATGTTCCGGTCGCGGTCCCGCTGGCGGGTTCGGCGATCGGTTCGATCAGGTCGTTGGGTGTGCAGGTGAGGATGTCGCACAGTGCCATCAGGGTGCGCAGGCTCAGACGTTCGGGTGTCCCGGTGACCAGGCGATACACCTGCGCTTCGGAGAGGGTGATGCCCCGTTCTGCGAGGAGAGGTCCGAGTCCGGTGGTCGCGAAGATGCCCTGGTCGGCCAGGAGGCGGCGCAGGTGCCACTGGTAGTTCAGCTGCGTTTGCGGCATCAGTTCTCCCCGTCGGTGCTCGCGGTGGTGAACGCCCGACTCAGTGCTCGTCGGAGGGCGTTGTTCTTGTAGTCGGTGCCGACGCTGGTGTAGATCGCGGTGGTCGATCCCCAGGAGTGTCCGAGTTGTTGCTGGACGAAGAGGTGATCGAAGCCGTCCTCGAGCAGATGTGTCGCATACGAGTGGCGCAGACAATGCGGGCCGAGGTGCTTTTCGAGC
This genomic interval carries:
- a CDS encoding helix-turn-helix domain-containing protein, producing MPQTQLNYQWHLRRLLADQGIFATTGLGPLLAERGITLSEAQVYRLVTGTPERLSLRTLMALCDILTCTPNDLIEPIAEPASGTATGTSTHRPDTAAATTRAKTRTPRRADIRRR